A single genomic interval of Halichondria panicea chromosome 2, odHalPani1.1, whole genome shotgun sequence harbors:
- the LOC135332200 gene encoding uncharacterized protein LOC135332200, translated as MNSSTQSLFMLCVVLVQLAAALQTPCRTEKTTFSKGEQITAPLPHTYINISDLPDSFSWSDVNGVNYLTPARNQHIPQYCGSCWAMGTTSALSDRISIMRNRTFPIIQLSPQVIINCHGGGTCDGGNPGGVYEYINENGVPDETCQNYEAKNGECKPLGVCDTCDPSAGCMPVDKHPTYWVGDYGSVKGADKMKAEIFARGPIGCGIDATSQLEAYTGGIFSEKKLFTMINHEVSVVGWGVENGVEYWHMRNSWGSYWGENGFAKVMMHKDNLGLESDCDWGVPKLSKDSNIKVEKSKAIPRLSKSCVRKSRVPVKTHVVSPLPHTYISPQDVPASYDPRNISGMDYTTVNRNQHNPKYCGSCWAMGTASALSDRIKLLRKGAYPSINLSPQVLIDCVQQNNTHGCEGGDPTAAYSWILANGIPDDTCTNYLSVDQQCQPEYVCRTCTPSGKCYAVTKFTKYMISEHGQVSGEDKMLAEMYARGPIACTIAVTKEFEDYTSGVFNDTTGAKALDHEVSIAGWGVENGVKYWIGRNSWGTFWGEGGWFKLIRGTNNLGVEAHCDWALPANQF; from the exons ATGAATTCTTCCACACAGTCACTGTTCATGCTTTGTGTCGTGCTGGTGCAGCTAGCAGCCGCTTTGCAAACTCCTTGCAGGACAGAGAAAA CGACTTTCAGTAAAGGAGAGCAAATAACAgcacccctcccacacacgtACATCAATATCTCTGATCTCCCCGACAGCTTCTCCTGGTCAGACGTGAATGGAGTTAATTACCTCACTCCAGCCAGGAACCAGCACATCCCTCAAT ACTGCGGCTCCTGCTGGGCCATGGGAACCACTTCGGCCCTCAGTGACCGTATCTCCATCATGCGTAACAGAACCTTCCCCATCATTCAGCTCTCCCCTCAAGTTATCATCAACTGTCATGGTGGGGGCACCTGCGATGGTGGCAACCCTGGAGGCGTCTACGAGTACATCAACGAAAATGGAGTCCCTGATGAAACATGCCAAAACTATGAG GCAAAGAATGGAGAGTGCAAGCCGTTAGGTGTATGTGACACTTGTGATCCTTCGGCTGGG TGTATGCCAGTGGACAAGCATCCGACGTACTGGGTGGGGGACTACGGTAGCGTGAAAGGAGCTGACAAAATGAAGGCTGAGATATTTGCCAGAGGCCCCATTGGCTGTGGGATTGATGCTACCAGCCAGCTGGAAGCCTACACAGGGGGTATATTCTCAGAGAAAAAACTTTTTACGATGATCAACCACGAAGTTTCA GTAGTGGGCTGGGGCGTTGAGAACGGAGTGGAGTATTGGCACATGAGGAACTCATGGGGCTCATACTGGGGAGAGAACGGGTTTGCCAAGGTCATGATGCACAAG GACAATCTTGGCCTAGAATCTGATTGTGATTGGGGTGTTCCCAAACTCAGCAAGGACTCTAACATTAAGGTAGAAAAGTCCAAAGCCATCCCTCGGTTGTCTAAGTCCTGTGTACGTAAGAGCAGAGTGCCCGTGAAGACACATGTTGTCTCCCCTCTACCACACACCTACATCTCGCCACAAGATGTGCCAGCGAGCTATGACCCCAGGAATATAAGTGGGATGGACTACACTACAGTCAACAGAAACCAGCACAACCCAAAAT ACTGTGGATCCTGCTGGGCCATGGGCACTGCTTCTGCTCTGAGTGATCGTATCAAGCTCTTGAGGAAAGGTGCCTACCCCAGCATCAACCTCTCCCCTCAAGTCCTCATTGACTGCGTTCAG caAAACAACACCCATGGTTGTGAAGGTGGTGATCCTACAGCTGCTTACTCTTGGATCCTTGCCAATGGAATTCCTGatgatacatgtaccaacTATCTGTCTGTTGACCAACAATGTCAGCCGGAGTATGTCTGCAGGACTTGTACACCTTCAGGGAAGTGCTACGCAGTAACCAAGTTTACCAAA TATATGATCAGCGAGCATGGGCAGGTGTCTGGAGAGGACAAAATGTTGGCAGAGATGTATGCCAGAGGGCCGATAGCATGCACCATTGCTGTTACCAAAGAATTTGAGGACTACACTAGCGGCGTTTTCAATGACACCACTGGTGCAAAG GCTTTGGACCATGAAGTATCCATTGCGGGATGGGGAGTGGAGAATGGTGTCAAATATTGGATCGGGAGGAACTCAT GGGGTACATTCTGGGGTGAGGGAGGCTGGTTCAAACTCATCAGAGGCACCAACAACCTGGGAGTGGAAGCCCATTGTGACTGGGCTCTGCCAGCAAATCAGTTTTAG
- the LOC135332205 gene encoding LOW QUALITY PROTEIN: sortilin-related receptor-like (The sequence of the model RefSeq protein was modified relative to this genomic sequence to represent the inferred CDS: substituted 1 base at 1 genomic stop codon), which yields MSTTEYARLGVFSLDSAPGLIIAHGTIGNQLSDDPDLYLSRDGGVTWEQTLVGSWGVNVADHGGLIVAARDYHQQSSTDIMYTCNEGQSWQDFTFSSQPMTVFGVITEPGEXTTTVSLYGIKTSVSPRVWDVVTVNFTASFERTCIATDFYIWQPWDDRTDTDCILGADVSIERRLPNTCCLIGTGYVRTVLVTTCACTEEDYDCDYGFKHSDGFVGPCIRDHDVALDDPCLTDGVVSYMKSTGYRKIPGDICEKGVEDTFKKQPFPCCESAPSTTKNPSTQFLTTTQKQESTTTEKPSTQFPTTTQKQESTTTEKPSTQFPTTHESRVTDEASDPLSQKYVVTVSALATLLGLAVLLTLVLGVLAGVFAKKYSKAKRQFLRLATSGDGMGSGGISYVRDTDRQVLLGSGANYQDTDS from the exons ATGAGCACTACAGAGTATGCCAGACTGGGAGTCTTCTCTCTG GACTCAGCACCCGGACTCATCATAGCCCATGGGACAATTGGGAACCAGTTGTCTGATGATCCAGACCTGTACCTGTCTCGAGATGGAGGTGTAACGTGGGAGCAGACTTTGGTGGGAAGTTGGGGGGTCAACGTAGCCGACCACGGTGGACTGATAGTGGCAGCCAGGGACTACCATCAGCAGTCTTCCACTGACATCATGTACACGTGTAATGAGGGACAGAGTTGGCAAGACTTCACATTCTCCTCGCAGCCTATGACAGTTTTCGGTGTCATCACTGAGCCTGGGGAATAGACCACAACtgtcag TCTGTATGGCATAAAGACATCCGTCTCCCCACGTGTATGGGACGTTGTGACGGTCAACTTCACGGCTAGTTTTGAGAGAACCTGCATCGCAACTGATTTCTACATCTGGCAACCTTGGGACGATCGCACAGACACTGACTGTATCCTTGGTGCTGATGTCAGCATTGAGAGACGGCTGCCCAACACCTGCTGTTTGATTGGCACAGGCTATGTGAGGACAGTACTGGTGACcacgtgtgcatgtactgaGGAAGACTATGACTG TGACTATGGATTCAAACACTCTGATGGATTTGTTGGCCCATGTATTCGTGATCATGATGTTGCATTGGATGACCCCTGCTTGACTGACGGTGTAGTTAGCTACATGAAGTCAACCGGTTATAGAAAGATCCCTGGTGACATTTGTGAGAAAGGAGTGGAGGATACATTTAAGAAACAGCCATTTCCATGCTGCGAATCTGCACCATCAACAACTAAAAATCCCTCCACACAATTCCTTACTACAACTCAGAAACAAGAAAGTACGACAACCGAAAAGCCTTCCACGCAATTCCCTACTACAACCCAGAAACAAGAAAGTACGACAACCGAAAAGCCTTCCACGCAATTTCCTACTACCCATGAATCAAGAGTTACTGATGAAGCTTCAGATCCTCTCAGTCAGAAGTATGTTGTCACGGTCTCTGCTCTAGCTACCCTGCTGGGTCTTGCTGTGCTGCTCACCCTTGTTCTGGGTGTACTTGCAGGGGTGTTCGCAAA GAAGTACTCTAAGGCTAAACGTCAATTCCTGCGATTGGCTACCTCTGGTGATGGAATGGGGAGTGGTGGAATCTCGTATGTAAGAGACACAGACAGACAAGTGCTTCTTGGATCAG GAGCTAATTATCAGGATACCGATAGTTAG
- the LOC135332196 gene encoding sortilin-related receptor-like — translation MAGKYTGSIVLLIFVCVSTGTEFKLSSQRSRIQSVWKDRADQPNVVHLEKSEVMQQVSAIRAKRQSGLDPAIDGDHLFNDINRYGQIYYSGVDTSSVIMVLTYSLTNLYTVATSNLYRSTNYGRTFDQIDSQLDSTVSSGPTLWYNSHFGSITKNLVVFSHANQPKIFYSTDEGSTWNSRTFSISTIDSRTLIWNTRHDRWALAHDITNNILYLTQNLGDSWIKLSDNVELPLFDYQWGNPKYFDATSVFYNTYNPADRLRGNFTVGLYVQSHPYNNPMEVDPNLGRHDAFVTVGPYIFVQKTDNNVASLYTSYIKAPFKKAMIPAEDPHQTYYVSHIDELQALVIVEHESNQKNLYLSDATGVFFSLSLPDLVLENGIYDLELIQGLNGTLIANQYVRADPSQLADTKRTLITLDNGGNWELVTPPDRYQNSTTVNCNPPECSLHLHISTTEYSRLGVFSLDSAPGLIIAHGTIGNQLSDDPDLYLSRDGGLTWEQTLVGSWGVNVADHGGLIVAARDYHQQSSTDIMYTCNEGQSWQDFTFSSQPMTVFGVITEPGEYTTTVSLYGIKTSVSPRVWDVVTVNFTASFERTCIATDFYIWQPWDDRTDTDCILGADVSIERRLPNTCCLIGTGYVRTVLVTTCACTEEDYNCDYGFKHSDGFVGPCIRDPDVALDDPCLTDGVVSYMKSTGYRKIPGDICEKGVEDTFKKQPFPCCKSAPSTTKNPSTQFPTTTEKPSTQFPTTDEASDPLRQKYVVTVSALAALLGLAVLLALVLGVLAGVFAMKHSKAKRQFLRLATSGDGMGSGGISYVRDTDRQVLLGSGANDQDTDSEDEEPLKL, via the exons ATGGCTGGTAAATACACTGGTTCAATTGTGCTGCTGatctttgtgtgtgtatctacGGGCACGGAATTCAAGCTCTCCTCTCAGAGGAGTAGGATACAGTCAGTTTGGAAAGACAGAGCTGATCAGCCTAATGTTGTGCACCTGGAGAAAAGTGAAGTCATGCAGCAG GTTTCAGCCATACGTGCCAAACGTCAGAGTGGCTTAGATCCGGCCATTGATGGCGACCACTTATTCAATGACATCAACAGATACGGTCAAATCTACTATTCTGGAGTCGACACCAGTTCA GTGATCATGGTCCTTACGTACTCCCTAACCAATTTGTACACAGTCGCTACATCAAACTTGTACAG GTCAACAAACTATGGCCGAACCTTTGACCAGATTGACAGCCAGCTGGACTCGACAGTTTCTAGTGGACCCACACTGTGGTACAACTCCCACTTTGGGAGTATCACCAAAAATCTG GTGGTGTTTTCTCATGCGAATCAACCGAAGATATTTTACTCCACTGACGAGGGATCCACTTGGAATTCGCGAACATTTTCCATCTCCACGATTGATAGCAGGACTTTGATCTGGAACACACGACACGACCGATGGGCTCTCGCTcatgacatcacaaataacATA CTATACCTGACACAAAATCTGGGCGATAGTTGGATAAAGTTGTCTGATAATGTTGAATTGCCTTTATTCGACTACCAATG GGGAAACCCCAAGTATTTTGATGCCACTTCAGTATTCTATAATACCTACAACCCAGCCGATAGGCTAC GTGGAAATTTCACTGTTGGTCTGTATGTTCAATCTCATCCTTACAACAATCCCATGGAGGTTGATCCTAACCTTGGTCGTCATGACGCCTTTGTGACGGTGGGGCCTTATATCTTTGTACAGAAGACAGACAATAATGTTGCCAGCCTGTATACCAGCTACATCAAAGCTCCCTTTAAGAAAGCAATGATTCCAGCCGAAGACCCTCACCAG ACCTATTATGTATCTCATATTGACGAGCTACAAGCATTGGTGATCGTGGAGCATGAAAGCAATCAGAAAAACTTGTATCTCTCGGATGCTACTGGCGTATTTTTCTCTCTCTCCCTGCCTGATCTGGTTTTGGAGAATGGAATATATGATTTGGAATTG ATTCAGGGACTGAATGGCACCCTAATAGCCAACCAGTATGTGAGGGCAGATCCCAGTCAGCTGGCGGATACCAAACGCACACTGATCACTCTGGACAATGGCGGTAACTGGGAACTAGTCACTCCACCAGACAGGTACCAGAATAGCACCACTGTCAACTGTAACCCTCCCGAGTGCTCCCTGCACCTGCACATTAGCACTACAGAGTATTCCAGACTGGGAGTCTTCTCTCTG GACTCAGCACCCGGACTCATCATAGCCCATGGGACAATTGGGAACCAGTTGTCTGATGATCCAGACCTGTACCTGTCTCGAGATGGAGGTTTAACTTGGGAGCAGACTTTGGTGGGCAGTTGGGGGGTCAACGTAGCCGACCACGGTGGACTGATAGTGGCAGCCAGGGACTACCATCAGCAGTCTTCCACTGACATCATGTACACGTGTAATGAGGGACAGAGTTGGCAAGACTTCACATTCTCCTCGCAGCCTATGACAGTTTTCGGTGTCATCACTGAGCCTGGGGAATACACCACAACtgtcag TCTGTATGGCATAAAGACATCCGTCTCCCCACGTGTATGGGACGTTGTGACGGTCAACTTCACGGCTAGTTTTGAGAGAACCTGCATCGCAACTGATTTCTACATCTGGCAACCTTGGGACGATCGCACAGACACTGACTGTATCCTTGGTGCTGATGTCAGCATTGAGAGACGGCTGCCCAACACCTGCTGTTTGATTGGCACAGGCTATGTGAGGACAGTACTGGTGACcacgtgtgcatgtactgaGGAAGACTATAACTG TGACTATGGATTCAAACACTCTGATGGATTTGTTGGCCCATGTATTCGTGATCCTGATGTTGCATTGGATGACCCCTGCTTGACTGACGGTGTAGTTAGCTACATGAAGTCAACCGGTTATAGAAAGATCCCTGGTGACATTTGTGAGAAAGGAGTGGAGGATACATTTAAGAAACAGCCATTTCCATGCTGCAAATCTGCACCATCAACAACTAAAAATCCCTCCACACAATTCCCTACGACAACCGAAAAGCCCTCCACGCAATTTCCTACTACTGATGAAGCTTCAGATCCTCTCCGTCAGAAGTATGTTGTCACGGTCTCTGCTCTAGCTGCCCTGCTGGGTCTTGCTGTGCTGCTCGCCCTTGTTCTGGGTGTACTTGCAGGGGTGTTCGCAAT GAAGCACTCTAAGGCTAAACGTCAATTCCTGCGATTGGCTACCTCTGGTGATGGAATGGGGAGTGGTGGAATCTCGTATGTAAGAGACACAGACAGACAAGTGCTTCTTGGATCAG GAGCTAATGATCAGGATACCGATAGTGAGGACGAGGAACCGTTAAAGCTGTGA
- the LOC135332197 gene encoding VPS10 domain-containing receptor SorCS1-like, translated as MSLGSWCLSCMLLACLSLAIGRSPSPDLSSGSPSQLKSLWDREDNKKFVHLEKSEVFKQIYSIRSKRKAQSGLPVIHGDYPFDDINRYAKIYYSGDNSPVIMVLTYSLNNNIVLSSNLYRSVNYGQSFDLINTRLDSHELKLSKDVHVGNTNVVFADATSPKIFYSTDEGSTWQSQTFSISTIDGRSLIWNTRHDQWALAHDSTNSILYLTKDLGKNWISLSQNVDLPSDYQWGNPDYYESGSVFYNTYDPADKQQGNYTVGLYVQTPPYNNPTEVDPNLGRHDAFVMVGPYIFVQKTVNDVASLYTSYNKGTFKKAMIPAEIPHQAYYVTHIDELQALVIVEDKRRQYNLYLSGKEGVYFSLSVPDLIFPDLEVIQGVNGTLIANQYVRADPSQLADTKRTLITLDNGGNWELVTPPDRYQNSTTVNCNPPECSLHLHMSTTEYSRLGVFSLDSAPGLIIAHGTIGNQLSDDPDLYLSRDGGVTWEQTLVGSWGVNVADHGGLIVAARDYHQQSSTDIMYTCNEGQSWQDFTFSSQPMTVFGVITEPGEYTTTVSLYGVKTSVSPRVWDVVTVNFTASFERTCIATDFYIWQPWDDRTDTDCILGADVSIERRLPNTCCLIGTGYVRTVLVTTCACTEEDYDCDYGFKHSDGFVGPCIRDHDFTLDDPCLNDNVVTYMKSTGYRKIPGDICEKGVEDTFKKQSFSCCASTGQPTALPVPQAAGQSTAALGALFALTLFGALILIAVIVVLVMKHSSLRRRYLQLMTAGETMGGGGIISFVPSTESDNSTLLQHDNDDEDDEPLKL; from the exons ATTTATTCTATCCGCTCCAAGCGTAAGGCCCAGTCAGGGCTTCCCGTTATCCATGGCGACTATCCTTTCGATGACATAAACAGATATGCAAAGATCTACTACTCAGGAGACAACAGTCCA GTGATAATGGTGCTCACCTACTCCCTGAATAACAACATTGTCTTATCATCCAAtctgtacag GTCAGTGAACTATGGCCAGAGTTTTGATCTGATTAACACCCGGCTGGACTCTCATGAATTGAAACTCTCGAAAGACGTCCATGTTGGAAATACGAAC GTGGTGTTTGCCGATGCTACCTCACCAAAGATATTCTACTCCACTGATGAGGGATCCACTTGGCAATCGCAAACATTTTCCATCTCCACGATTGATGGCAGGAGTTTGATCTGGAACACACGACACGACCAATGGGCTCTCGCTCATGACAGCACAAATAGCATA CTTTACCTAACGAAAGATCTTGGCAAGAATTGGATAAGCTTGTCACAAAATGTCGACTTACCTTCTGACTACCAATG GGGAAATCCTGACTATTATGAATCAGGTTCCGTATTCTATAACACTTACGACCCAGCTGATAAGCAAC AAGGGAACTACACTGTGGGTCTGTATGTTCAAACTCCTCCTTACAACAATCCCACGGAAGTTGATCCTAACCTTGGTCGTCATGACGCCTTCGTGATGGTGGGGCCTTATATCTTTGTACAGAAGACAGTCAATGATGTCGCCAGcctatacaccagctacaaCAAAGGTACCTTTAAGAAAGCAATGATTCCAGCCGAAATCCCTCACCAG GCGTACTATGTGACTCATATTGACGAGCTCCAAGCATTGGTGATTGTAGAAGACAAGAGGAGACAGTACAACTTGTACCTCTCGGGCAAAGAAGGCGTGTACTTTTCTTTGTCTGTACCTGACCTGATTTTCCCAGATCTGGAAGTG ATTCAGGGAGTGAATGGCACCCTAATAGCCAACCAGTACGTGAGGGCAGACCCCAGTCAGCTGGCGGATACCAAACGCACACTGATCACTCTGGACAATGGCGGTAACTGGGAACTAGTCACTCCACCAGACAGGTACCAGAATAGCACCACTGTCAACTGTAACCCTCCCGAGTGCTCCCTGCACCTGCACATGAGCACTACAGAGTATTCCAGACTGGGAGTCTTCTCTCTG GACTCAGCACCCGGACTCATCATAGCCCATGGGACAATTGGGAACCAGTTGTCTGATGATCCAGACCTGTACCTGTCTCGAGATGGAGGTGTAACTTGGGAGCAGACTTTGGTGGGCAGTTGGGGGGTCAACGTAGCCGACCACGGTGGACTGATAGTGGCAGCCAGGGACTACCATCAGCAGTCCTCCACTGACATCATGTACACGTGTAATGAGGGACAGAGTTGGCAAGACTTTACATTCTCCTCGCAGCCTATGACAGTTTTCGGTGTCATCACTGAGCCTGGAGAATACACCACAACtgtcag TCTGTATGGCGTAAAGACATCCGTCTCCCCACGTGTATGGGACGTTGTGACGGTCAACTTCACGGCTAGTTTTGAGAGAACCTGCATCGCAACTGATTTCTACATCTGGCAACCTTGGGACGATCGCACAGACACTGACTGTATCCTTGGTGCTGATGTTAGCATTGAGAGACGGCTGCCCAACACCTGCTGTTTGATTGGCACAGGCTATGTGAGGACAGTACTGGTGACCACGTGCGCATGTACTGAAGAAGACTATGACTG TGACTATGGATTCAAGCACTCTGATGGATTTGTTGGCCCATGTATTCGTGATCATGATTTTACATTGGATGACCCCTGCTTGAATGACAATGTAGTTACCTATATGAAGTCAACCGGCTATAGAAAGATCCCTGGTGACATTTGTGAAAAAGGAGTGGAGGACACATTTAAGAAACAGTCATTTTCGTGCTGTGCATCTACGGGTCAGCCAACAGCTTTGCCAGTCCCTCAAGCTGCGGGTCAGTCGACAGCTGCTCTAGGAGCTCTGTTTGCACTCACACTGTTTGGAGCACTGATCCTCATTGCAGTGATTGTTGTCCTGGTTAT GAAACATTCTTCACTGAGGCGTCGTTATCTCCAACTAATGACAGCTGGTGAGACAATGGGTGGGGGTGGCATCATATCTTTTGTCCCATCCACCGAGTCTGACAACTCAACACTTCTACAACATG ACAATGATGATGAAGATGATGAGCCCCTaaagctataa